Proteins encoded together in one Pseudomonas sp. ADAK13 window:
- a CDS encoding efflux RND transporter periplasmic adaptor subunit, with protein sequence MKRPRVNRYAWLAAMCLVPMIALATWQVLPAGRDKLSTVQVTRGDIESSVTALGTLQPRRYVDVGAQASGQIRKIHVEAGDQVQEGQLLVEIDPATQKAKLDASRFAIENLKAQLQEQRAQHDLAQQKYKRQQNLTAAGATREEDVQTAQAEWRATQARVEMFQAQIRQAQASLRSDEAELGYTRIYAPMSGTVVAVDARVGQTLNAQQQTPLIMRIAKLSPMTVWAEVSEADIGHVKPGMSAYFTTLSGGSRRWASTVRQILPIPPKPLNETSQGGGSPASSSKSGSGRVVLYTVLLDVDNTDHALMAEMTTQVFFVANSAKNVLTAPISALQGGSAPDQQLARVVAANGSIKTHEVRTGISDRRRVQVLEGLKEGDHLLTGPSDGSGG encoded by the coding sequence ATGAAACGTCCCCGAGTTAACCGATACGCCTGGCTGGCAGCGATGTGCCTGGTCCCTATGATTGCCCTGGCCACCTGGCAGGTTCTACCCGCAGGGCGCGACAAGCTGTCCACTGTCCAGGTCACTCGAGGCGACATTGAAAGCAGCGTGACCGCGCTGGGCACCCTGCAACCACGGCGCTACGTCGACGTGGGCGCCCAGGCGTCCGGGCAAATCCGCAAGATCCATGTCGAAGCCGGCGACCAGGTCCAGGAAGGCCAACTGCTGGTGGAAATCGATCCCGCCACACAAAAGGCCAAGCTCGACGCCAGCCGTTTTGCCATCGAAAACCTCAAGGCCCAGTTGCAGGAGCAGCGCGCCCAGCACGACCTGGCGCAGCAGAAATACAAGCGCCAGCAAAACCTCACGGCCGCCGGCGCCACGCGCGAGGAAGATGTACAAACCGCCCAGGCCGAGTGGCGCGCCACCCAGGCCCGGGTCGAGATGTTTCAGGCGCAGATCCGCCAGGCCCAGGCCAGCCTGCGCAGCGACGAAGCGGAGCTTGGCTACACGCGCATCTATGCGCCGATGTCCGGGACGGTGGTGGCAGTCGACGCCCGGGTCGGCCAGACCCTCAACGCACAGCAACAGACCCCCCTGATCATGCGCATCGCCAAGCTTTCACCGATGACCGTTTGGGCGGAGGTCTCGGAAGCCGATATCGGCCACGTCAAACCGGGCATGAGCGCCTACTTCACCACCTTGAGCGGCGGCAGCCGGCGCTGGGCCAGCACCGTGCGACAGATCCTGCCGATCCCGCCCAAGCCGCTGAACGAAACCAGCCAGGGCGGCGGCAGCCCCGCCAGTTCCAGCAAGAGCGGCAGTGGGCGAGTGGTGCTCTATACCGTGCTATTGGATGTCGACAACACCGACCACGCCTTGATGGCAGAGATGACCACCCAGGTGTTTTTCGTCGCCAACTCGGCGAAGAACGTACTCACTGCACCGATCTCCGCGTTGCAGGGCGGCAGTGCCCCGGACCAGCAACTGGCGCGGGTAGTGGCCGCCAACGGCAGCATCAAGACTCACGAGGTGCGCACCGGCATCAGTGACCGGCGGCGGGTCCAGGTGCTGGAAGGGCTCAAGGAAGGCGACCACCTGCTGACCGGCCCGTCCGACGGCAGTGGTGGTTGA
- a CDS encoding MacB family efflux pump subunit has translation MPTPLIELRDIRKSYGGHDTPQVDVLRGIDLSIHAGEFVAIVGTSGSGKSTLMNILGCLDRPTRGDYLFAGENVAQLGSDELAWLRREAFGFVFQGYHLIASGSAQENVEMPAIYAGLPAGERHARAAALLDRLGLASRTGNRPHQLSGGQQQRVSIARALMNGGHIILADEPTGALDSHSGAEVMALLDELASQGHVVILITHDREVAARAKRIIEIRDGQIVSDSGPDNAPAQAVEGTLQAVDLRQRLADGSEHTGAWKGELVDAVHAAWRVMWINRFRTALTLLGIVIGVASVVVMLAVGEGSKRQVMAQMGAFGSNIIYLSGHTPNPRTPPGIITLDDVAALGDLPQVQRIMPVNGAQATVRFGNVDHAAYVGGNDTHFPAIFNWPVVEGDYFTDADEHSAAAVAVIGQKVRDTLFKDLANPIGQYILIENVPFQVVGVLAGKGASSGDQDSDDRIAVPYSAASIRLFGSYNPEYVVIAAADARKVKETEQAIDQLMLRLHGGKRDYELTNNAAMIQAEARTQNTLSLMLGAIAAISLLVGGIGVMNIMLMTVRERTREIGIRMATGARQRDILRQFLTEAVMLSVVGGLAGIALALIIGGVLILSDIAVAFSLMAGLGAFGCALVTGVLFGFMPARKAARLDPVTALTSE, from the coding sequence ATGCCCACCCCACTGATCGAGCTGCGGGACATCCGCAAATCCTACGGCGGCCATGACACCCCGCAGGTCGATGTGCTGCGCGGCATCGACCTGTCGATCCATGCCGGCGAATTCGTCGCCATCGTCGGCACCTCGGGCTCCGGCAAATCCACCCTGATGAACATCCTCGGCTGCCTCGACCGCCCGACCCGGGGCGACTACCTGTTCGCCGGGGAAAATGTTGCACAACTGGGCAGCGACGAGTTGGCCTGGCTGCGCCGCGAAGCCTTTGGTTTTGTGTTTCAGGGGTACCACCTCATTGCGTCCGGCTCGGCCCAGGAAAACGTCGAGATGCCCGCCATCTACGCCGGCCTGCCCGCCGGCGAACGCCATGCCCGCGCCGCAGCGCTGCTGGATCGGCTGGGCCTGGCCAGCCGCACCGGCAACCGCCCCCACCAATTGTCCGGCGGCCAGCAGCAACGAGTGTCGATTGCCCGCGCGCTGATGAATGGCGGCCATATCATCCTTGCCGACGAACCCACCGGCGCCCTCGACAGCCACAGCGGCGCCGAAGTGATGGCACTGCTCGACGAACTGGCGAGCCAGGGCCATGTGGTCATTCTGATCACTCACGATCGGGAAGTGGCCGCGCGGGCCAAGCGCATCATTGAGATCCGCGACGGCCAGATCGTCAGCGACTCGGGCCCGGACAACGCCCCGGCGCAGGCCGTGGAGGGTACGTTGCAGGCCGTAGATTTGCGCCAGCGCCTGGCCGATGGCAGCGAACACACCGGCGCCTGGAAGGGTGAGCTTGTGGATGCGGTGCACGCGGCCTGGCGCGTGATGTGGATCAACCGCTTTCGCACGGCCCTTACGCTGCTGGGCATCGTCATCGGCGTGGCTTCGGTGGTGGTGATGCTGGCCGTCGGCGAAGGCAGCAAGCGCCAGGTAATGGCGCAGATGGGCGCATTCGGCTCCAACATCATCTACCTGAGCGGCCACACCCCCAACCCGCGTACACCGCCGGGCATCATCACGCTGGATGACGTCGCCGCCCTGGGAGACCTGCCACAAGTGCAACGCATCATGCCGGTCAACGGTGCCCAGGCGACCGTACGTTTCGGCAATGTCGACCATGCCGCCTACGTCGGCGGCAACGACACGCACTTCCCGGCCATTTTCAACTGGCCGGTGGTCGAAGGTGACTACTTCACCGACGCCGACGAGCACAGCGCCGCTGCGGTGGCAGTGATCGGCCAGAAAGTGCGTGACACCCTGTTCAAGGACCTCGCCAATCCCATCGGCCAATACATCCTGATCGAAAACGTGCCTTTCCAGGTGGTCGGCGTATTGGCTGGCAAAGGTGCGAGCTCCGGCGACCAGGACAGTGACGACCGGATTGCCGTGCCCTACTCCGCCGCCAGCATCCGCCTGTTCGGCAGCTACAACCCGGAATACGTGGTGATTGCCGCCGCCGATGCGCGCAAGGTCAAGGAGACCGAACAGGCCATCGACCAGTTGATGCTGCGCCTGCACGGTGGCAAACGCGATTATGAACTGACCAACAACGCCGCCATGATCCAGGCCGAGGCCCGCACCCAGAACACCCTGTCGCTGATGCTCGGTGCCATAGCCGCCATTTCATTGCTGGTGGGCGGCATCGGCGTGATGAACATCATGCTGATGACCGTGCGCGAACGCACCCGCGAGATCGGCATCCGCATGGCCACCGGTGCCCGCCAACGGGACATCCTGCGCCAGTTTCTGACCGAGGCCGTGATGCTCTCGGTGGTGGGCGGCCTGGCTGGAATTGCCCTGGCATTGATCATCGGCGGCGTGCTGATCCTCAGTGACATTGCGGTGGCCTTCTCCCTGATGGCCGGGCTCGGCGCCTTTGGTTGCGCCTTGGTCACCGGTGTCCTCTTCGGCTTCATGCCGGCTCGCAAGGCGGCCAGGCTGGACCCGGTCACCGCCCTTACCAGTGAATGA
- a CDS encoding sigma-70 family RNA polymerase sigma factor, translating into MLESYYRELVYFLRARLGNPQQAEDVVHDAYLRVLERSSETPIEQPRAFLYRTAMNLVIDGKRYTALRQMESLDVLEGDERFFSPPPQADIDHKQRLDLVRQALDELSPVCRESFYLRKLEGMSHPQIADRLGISKGMVEKYIVNAMKHCRLRMREWDAN; encoded by the coding sequence CTGTTGGAAAGCTACTATCGGGAGCTGGTGTATTTTCTCCGTGCCAGGCTGGGCAACCCGCAGCAGGCCGAAGATGTGGTGCACGATGCTTATTTGCGGGTGCTGGAGCGTTCCAGCGAAACGCCGATCGAGCAGCCCCGTGCCTTTCTCTACCGCACCGCGATGAACCTGGTGATTGACGGCAAGCGCTACACGGCGCTGCGTCAGATGGAATCTTTAGACGTGCTGGAAGGCGATGAGCGTTTTTTCAGCCCGCCCCCCCAGGCCGACATTGACCACAAGCAGCGCCTGGACCTGGTGCGCCAGGCTCTGGATGAGCTGTCTCCTGTCTGCCGCGAGAGCTTTTACTTGCGCAAGCTTGAGGGCATGTCCCATCCGCAGATCGCCGACCGCCTGGGTATTTCCAAAGGCATGGTGGAGAAATACATCGTCAATGCCATGAAACATTGCCGGCTTCGCATGCGTGAGTGGGACGCAAACTGA
- the pvdP gene encoding pyoverdine maturation tyrosinase PvdP: MTISRRGFVAGLALTGAAVPAAWYAHREWVRDKEPETPGEATVELADASGQHLADKLRGVWDIRLQGRDAALAGLPVNGLEMFLDIAPRGRGLRGCVDTSQVLRGPGEPRYQVQGDLAEADTRHLTWRLVSRESLDGAPAYECEAVLDEVWAEHGNAGSGTLSGRVWDLSRPLGLPQLDARFVAVKRVFPEARERIGLNPTLLAWLIAPEHRLFHQLWHASRDRWHKLSEKKRDALRGIGWQPGPRDQERDARGPRKDRNGSGVDFFFMHRHMLGTARLMQDLPSWPRFPLPQPELERDRQGFARYFDNHDGFALPPAWLAEGDDEYSQWVGDIKSAETYHGNFEVWESRYRNPAYLARLTLGQFGSEIELGLHDWLHMRWASVPRDPSNGAAVPMARDPADFAARWYRPENDFLGDPFSSHVNPVFWHFHGWIDDRLEDWFRAHERFHPGELTRLTVNNVPWFAPGRWVEVSDPWLGPTTHGCSTTPGLAVGKSVEMDPETMKLALRITFGEEDTLTDLWRRVPRRPWYARHLSVTPKPG, translated from the coding sequence ATGACGATTTCTCGACGAGGGTTTGTGGCGGGCCTGGCCCTGACGGGGGCGGCGGTGCCTGCGGCGTGGTACGCCCACCGTGAATGGGTGCGGGACAAGGAGCCGGAAACCCCCGGCGAGGCGACCGTGGAGTTGGCGGATGCCAGCGGCCAGCACCTGGCCGACAAGTTGCGGGGTGTCTGGGACATTCGCCTGCAGGGGCGCGATGCCGCGTTGGCGGGATTGCCGGTCAACGGCCTGGAAATGTTCCTCGACATTGCCCCGCGTGGGCGTGGCCTGCGGGGTTGCGTGGATACATCGCAGGTTCTGCGCGGGCCGGGCGAACCGCGCTATCAGGTGCAGGGTGATCTGGCGGAGGCGGACACCCGGCATCTGACCTGGCGTCTGGTAAGTCGCGAATCCCTTGACGGTGCTCCGGCATATGAGTGCGAAGCGGTGCTGGATGAGGTCTGGGCCGAACATGGCAACGCGGGCAGTGGCACCTTGAGTGGACGGGTGTGGGATCTGAGTCGTCCCCTGGGTCTGCCGCAACTCGACGCGCGTTTTGTTGCGGTGAAGCGGGTGTTCCCTGAGGCGCGTGAACGTATCGGGCTGAATCCGACGCTGTTGGCCTGGCTGATCGCCCCGGAGCACCGATTGTTTCATCAGCTATGGCACGCATCCCGTGACCGTTGGCACAAACTGTCGGAAAAAAAACGCGACGCCTTGCGCGGCATCGGCTGGCAGCCCGGGCCGCGTGACCAGGAGCGCGACGCCCGTGGCCCGCGCAAGGATCGCAATGGTTCGGGGGTGGACTTCTTCTTCATGCACCGGCACATGCTCGGCACGGCCCGGTTGATGCAGGATTTGCCGTCATGGCCGCGTTTCCCCCTGCCGCAGCCGGAGTTGGAGCGCGACCGCCAGGGCTTTGCGCGGTACTTCGACAACCATGACGGTTTCGCTTTACCACCTGCCTGGCTGGCAGAAGGCGATGATGAGTACTCGCAGTGGGTGGGCGATATAAAAAGCGCCGAAACCTACCATGGCAATTTTGAAGTCTGGGAATCGCGCTACCGCAACCCGGCTTACCTGGCCAGGTTGACCCTGGGCCAGTTCGGCTCGGAAATCGAATTGGGCCTGCATGACTGGCTGCACATGCGCTGGGCCTCGGTGCCCCGCGACCCTTCCAACGGTGCGGCCGTGCCCATGGCGCGCGATCCGGCGGATTTCGCGGCGCGCTGGTACCGGCCGGAAAACGACTTTCTCGGCGACCCGTTCTCCTCCCACGTGAACCCGGTGTTCTGGCATTTCCATGGCTGGATTGATGATCGGCTGGAGGACTGGTTTCGCGCCCATGAGCGTTTCCATCCCGGCGAGCTGACGCGCCTGACCGTCAATAACGTGCCCTGGTTTGCGCCCGGGCGCTGGGTCGAGGTCAGTGACCCGTGGCTGGGCCCGACGACCCATGGCTGCAGCACCACGCCAGGCCTGGCGGTCGGCAAGTCGGTGGAGATGGACCCGGAAACCATGAAGCTGGCACTGCGTATCACGTTTGGCGAGGAGGACACACTGACCGATCTGTGGCGGCGTGTGCCGCGACGACCCTGGTATGCACGGCACCTTTCGGTCACGCCGAAACCCGGCTGA
- a CDS encoding efflux transporter outer membrane subunit: MNVQLTVIAASLLLAACNNLVPNVESGLAPPSSWQSPNTEGARQDNQRWWTQFASPELDQLIAQAQAGSHDLAAAMARVRQAQASAVIAGAPLLPALTGGSNASRQKLLRGKGYSQLDADSDNKAVDYFDASLTASYEIDFWGGRRAARDSAVEGLRASEFDRATVELTLLSSVANSYTQALSLREQGRIAELNLANAQNVLDLVQSRYNAGSATALELAQQKSLVAAQQRQLPQVQQQARDAMITLAALLGEPVQNLTLGQQSFDALHWPQITAGVPSDLLRRRPDIASAEARLAAAKADVVVARAAMLPTVTLGASLGSGASTASDILRSPFYNLTAGLTAPIFNNGQLSAERDRTTARQDELLQTYRSAIINGFADVEKALNTLHGLDQQRRWQGQELSEAQTAFRIAQSRYQAGAEDLLTVLETQRTLYAAQDLNVQLRLARVQASIALYKALGGSWQAPTVADMR; the protein is encoded by the coding sequence ATGAACGTGCAATTGACCGTGATCGCCGCCAGCCTGTTGCTCGCGGCCTGCAACAACCTGGTGCCCAACGTGGAGAGCGGCCTGGCGCCGCCCTCCTCCTGGCAGTCACCGAATACCGAAGGTGCGCGGCAAGACAATCAACGTTGGTGGACACAGTTCGCCAGCCCCGAGCTTGATCAGTTGATCGCCCAGGCCCAGGCCGGAAGCCATGACCTGGCTGCGGCAATGGCCAGGGTTCGCCAGGCCCAGGCCAGCGCAGTGATCGCCGGCGCGCCGTTGCTGCCGGCGCTGACCGGCGGCTCGAACGCCAGCCGCCAGAAATTGCTGCGCGGCAAAGGCTACAGCCAGTTGGACGCCGACAGCGACAACAAGGCGGTGGACTACTTCGACGCCAGCCTCACCGCCAGCTATGAAATCGATTTCTGGGGCGGCCGCCGCGCCGCCCGCGATAGCGCCGTCGAAGGGCTGCGCGCCAGCGAGTTCGATCGGGCCACCGTCGAACTGACCCTGCTGAGCAGCGTCGCCAACAGCTACACCCAAGCCCTGTCCCTGCGCGAGCAAGGGCGCATCGCCGAACTGAACCTGGCCAATGCGCAAAACGTGCTGGACCTGGTGCAGAGCCGCTACAACGCGGGCTCCGCCACCGCCCTGGAGCTGGCCCAACAGAAAAGCCTGGTGGCGGCCCAGCAGCGCCAATTGCCACAGGTGCAGCAACAGGCCCGCGACGCGATGATCACCCTGGCGGCCCTGCTGGGAGAGCCGGTGCAAAACCTCACATTGGGCCAACAGTCGTTCGATGCACTGCACTGGCCGCAGATTACAGCCGGTGTGCCCAGCGACCTGCTGCGGCGCCGGCCGGACATTGCCAGCGCCGAAGCCCGCCTTGCTGCGGCCAAGGCTGACGTGGTCGTCGCCCGCGCCGCGATGTTACCCACCGTGACCTTGGGGGCCAGCCTCGGCTCGGGCGCCAGCACCGCCTCGGACATCCTGCGCAGCCCGTTCTACAACCTGACGGCCGGGCTTACCGCGCCGATCTTCAACAACGGCCAACTGAGCGCCGAACGCGACCGCACCACCGCCCGCCAGGATGAACTGCTGCAAACCTACCGCAGCGCGATCATCAATGGTTTTGCCGATGTCGAAAAAGCCTTGAACACTCTGCATGGCCTGGACCAGCAACGGAGGTGGCAGGGCCAGGAACTGAGCGAGGCGCAAACGGCCTTCCGGATTGCCCAAAGCCGCTATCAGGCCGGCGCCGAGGACTTGCTGACGGTACTGGAAACCCAGCGCACGCTGTACGCGGCCCAGGACCTCAATGTGCAACTGCGACTGGCGCGAGTGCAGGCCAGTATCGCGTTGTACAAGGCACTGGGGGGCAGCTGGCAGGCGCCGACCGTCGCGGATATGCGCTGA
- a CDS encoding lysine N(6)-hydroxylase/L-ornithine N(5)-oxygenase family protein gives MTQAIASPAVHDLIGIGFGPSNLALAIALQEREKAQGKLDVLFLDKQADYRWHGNTLVAQSELQISFLKDLVTLRNPTSPYSFVNYLKAHGRLVDFINLGTFYPCRMEYNDYLRWVSGQFQAQSRYGEEVLAIEPILHQQQVEALRVISRDGQGEQHVRTTRSVVVSAGGTPRIPESFKGLKEDGRVFHHSQYLERMAKQPCVDGKPMRIAIIGGGQSAAEAFIDLNDSFPSVQVDMILRGSALKPADDSPFVNEVFSPEFTDLVFQQNGSERERLVNEYHNTNYSVVDLDLIERIYGIFYRQKVSGIARHAFRTLTTVEKATAGPLGVELALRNNATGETSLNHYDAVVLATGYERQMHRQLLAPLADYMGDFEVSRDYRIVTDERCKAGIYMQGFSQASHGLSDTLLSILPIRADEIAASLYEHDRSRGKGRSVQDLLLATAS, from the coding sequence ATGACACAGGCAATTGCATCGCCCGCCGTTCACGACCTGATCGGTATCGGGTTCGGCCCCTCGAACCTGGCGCTGGCCATCGCCCTGCAGGAACGCGAGAAAGCCCAGGGCAAGCTGGATGTTCTGTTTCTCGACAAGCAGGCCGACTACCGCTGGCACGGCAACACCCTGGTCGCCCAGAGTGAATTGCAGATTTCGTTCCTTAAGGACCTGGTGACCCTGCGCAACCCCACCAGCCCGTATTCGTTCGTCAATTACCTGAAAGCCCACGGTCGCCTGGTGGATTTCATCAACCTGGGCACTTTTTATCCGTGCCGCATGGAGTACAACGACTACCTGCGCTGGGTCTCCGGGCAGTTCCAGGCGCAGAGCCGTTATGGTGAGGAAGTGCTGGCCATCGAGCCGATCCTGCATCAGCAGCAGGTCGAGGCGCTGCGGGTGATTTCCCGGGATGGCCAGGGTGAGCAACACGTGCGTACCACCCGTTCGGTGGTGGTCAGCGCCGGTGGCACGCCGCGTATTCCCGAGTCTTTCAAGGGGCTCAAGGAGGACGGGCGGGTGTTCCATCATTCCCAGTATCTGGAGCGCATGGCCAAGCAGCCATGTGTGGACGGCAAGCCGATGCGCATCGCGATCATCGGCGGCGGGCAGAGTGCGGCTGAGGCCTTCATTGATCTGAACGACAGTTTTCCGTCGGTGCAGGTCGACATGATCCTGCGTGGCTCGGCCCTCAAGCCTGCCGATGACAGCCCGTTCGTCAACGAAGTGTTCTCGCCGGAATTCACCGACCTGGTGTTCCAGCAGAACGGCAGTGAGCGCGAGCGGCTGGTCAACGAGTACCACAACACCAACTATTCGGTGGTGGACCTGGACCTGATCGAGCGCATCTACGGGATTTTCTACCGCCAGAAAGTCTCCGGCATTGCCCGTCATGCGTTCCGCACCCTGACCACCGTGGAAAAAGCCACGGCCGGGCCGCTGGGTGTCGAGTTGGCGTTGCGCAACAACGCCACCGGCGAGACCAGCCTCAACCACTACGACGCCGTGGTGCTGGCCACCGGGTATGAACGCCAGATGCATCGCCAGTTGCTGGCACCGTTGGCGGACTACATGGGCGACTTCGAAGTCAGCCGCGACTACCGCATCGTCACCGACGAGCGCTGCAAGGCCGGCATCTACATGCAGGGTTTCAGCCAGGCCAGCCATGGCTTGAGCGATACGTTGCTGTCGATCCTGCCGATCCGTGCCGACGAGATTGCCGCGTCGCTGTACGAGCACGACCGCAGCCGCGGCAAGGGGCGTTCGGTGCAGGATTTGCTGCTGGCCACCGCCAGCTGA
- a CDS encoding TonB-dependent siderophore receptor, producing MPYPLWLSTPKHYALKKLPQTVRLMMLGAALAVPAAGALAPGAAFAQSEAGKVAFAIPAGKLSEALMKFGSAAGVSISYDPALASQRTTQGLRGQFSVDEGLSRLLSGSGLQASREANGSYIVMPPASGSALTLGATNISAEGLGATTENTGSYTTGATSTATKLPLSLRETPQSVSVITRQLMDDQHLSTLNEVLTFTPGISANHRDSERYSFYSRGFEIQNFQYDGIPSQVANESQQYVGAISDMAIYDRVEVVRGATGLMSGAGTPSATINLVRKRPTKDFQAYVSGEAGAWDRYRSEVDVSGPLTETGNVRGRFVAAYQKQNSFIDWYSQEKRVMYGALDIDLNDSTTLRTSLDYQNNDANGSSYGHIPLFYSNGTQTNLSRSFNPASRSSYMDNTSYNFTTMLDHKLDNDWSLKTAYSHQYSYRKGQGASASGGYPDPVTGQGTGVFIYRLDSYQTQDTLDAYASGPFQLGGREHELVVGASTSRTHLNFPNYASHQDDGDYGSADIFNWDGREYPRRQYYKDGGTVTTLQQTGIYGALRLKPFDPLTIILGTRLSWWNQEDEVSNYLNDTKATDKTKKTGVVTPYAGIVYELNDTYSVYASYTSIFLPQTFYKTESGGSLAPLEGDNYEIGLKGEFFNGALNASIAVFDIEQKNTPAQSGQDSSGRAVYKAISGTNTRGVETEISGEVASGWNVFGGYTYRESHDKDGARVQTNQPINLFKFGTTYRLPGEWNKLTVGGNVTWQSEMYASSQINYSGPYYKATQDPYAVVGLLAKYQVDEHLSVGLNVNNLFDQKYYDGMGTFNSGSYGEPRNAVVNAKWTF from the coding sequence ATGCCTTATCCCCTTTGGTTGTCCACACCCAAGCATTACGCGTTGAAGAAACTGCCGCAGACCGTTCGCCTGATGATGCTGGGTGCTGCACTGGCCGTGCCGGCCGCTGGCGCATTGGCGCCGGGCGCAGCATTCGCCCAGAGCGAGGCGGGCAAGGTTGCGTTCGCGATTCCGGCCGGCAAGTTGTCGGAGGCCTTGATGAAGTTCGGCTCGGCGGCAGGCGTGTCGATTTCCTACGACCCGGCCCTGGCCAGCCAGCGCACCACCCAAGGGTTGAGGGGGCAGTTCAGCGTGGATGAAGGCCTGTCCCGGCTGTTGTCGGGCAGTGGCCTGCAGGCCAGTCGAGAAGCCAACGGCAGCTATATTGTGATGCCGCCTGCCAGTGGTTCGGCATTGACGTTGGGGGCGACCAATATCAGTGCCGAAGGGCTGGGGGCTACCACCGAAAACACCGGCTCCTACACTACGGGAGCCACCAGCACTGCAACCAAGCTGCCGTTGTCGTTGCGTGAAACTCCGCAGTCGGTGAGTGTGATTACCCGGCAACTGATGGACGACCAACACCTTTCAACGCTCAACGAGGTGCTGACCTTTACGCCGGGTATCAGCGCGAATCATCGCGACAGTGAACGTTATTCTTTCTACTCCCGTGGCTTCGAGATCCAGAATTTCCAGTACGACGGCATTCCGTCGCAAGTGGCCAACGAGTCCCAGCAGTACGTGGGTGCAATCTCGGACATGGCCATCTATGACCGGGTCGAGGTGGTACGAGGCGCTACTGGCCTGATGAGTGGTGCGGGGACTCCATCGGCCACTATCAACCTGGTGCGCAAGCGTCCGACCAAGGACTTCCAGGCTTACGTTTCCGGGGAAGCCGGCGCGTGGGACCGCTACCGTTCCGAAGTCGATGTCTCCGGCCCCCTGACCGAGACAGGCAATGTACGTGGGCGGTTCGTCGCGGCCTACCAGAAGCAGAACTCGTTCATCGACTGGTACAGCCAGGAAAAGCGGGTGATGTACGGCGCGTTGGATATCGACTTGAACGACAGCACTACGCTGCGAACGAGCCTCGATTACCAGAATAATGATGCCAATGGCAGCAGCTACGGGCATATCCCTTTGTTCTACAGCAACGGTACGCAAACCAATCTGTCCCGTTCATTCAACCCAGCCTCGCGCTCGAGTTACATGGACAATACCAGCTACAACTTCACCACCATGCTTGACCACAAGCTGGACAATGACTGGAGCCTGAAGACCGCCTACAGCCATCAATACTCTTACCGTAAAGGTCAGGGCGCCTCAGCCAGTGGTGGTTACCCTGATCCGGTGACTGGGCAAGGCACAGGGGTATTTATCTATCGCCTGGACAGCTACCAGACCCAGGACACGCTCGACGCCTATGCCTCCGGTCCGTTCCAACTGGGTGGCCGCGAACATGAATTGGTGGTGGGGGCCAGTACGTCGCGCACTCACCTGAACTTCCCCAACTACGCAAGCCACCAAGACGATGGTGACTATGGTTCGGCGGATATTTTCAACTGGGACGGTCGCGAGTACCCACGTCGTCAGTACTACAAGGATGGCGGCACCGTCACGACCTTGCAGCAGACCGGCATTTACGGCGCCCTGCGTCTGAAACCGTTTGATCCGTTGACGATCATTCTGGGTACCCGGCTCAGCTGGTGGAACCAGGAAGACGAAGTCAGCAACTACCTCAACGACACCAAAGCCACTGACAAGACCAAAAAAACCGGGGTGGTTACGCCATACGCGGGTATCGTCTATGAGCTGAATGACACTTACTCGGTGTACGCCAGCTACACCAGCATCTTCTTGCCGCAGACGTTCTACAAGACAGAGTCCGGTGGCTCACTCGCTCCTCTTGAAGGTGACAACTACGAGATTGGCCTCAAAGGTGAGTTCTTCAACGGCGCGCTGAACGCGAGCATCGCGGTATTCGATATCGAGCAGAAGAACACGCCGGCGCAGTCTGGCCAGGACTCTTCGGGCCGGGCCGTGTACAAGGCCATCAGCGGTACCAATACCCGTGGTGTCGAGACGGAAATCTCTGGCGAAGTTGCCAGCGGCTGGAATGTGTTTGGTGGCTATACCTATCGTGAGTCCCATGACAAGGACGGCGCTCGGGTCCAGACCAACCAGCCGATCAACCTGTTCAAGTTCGGCACTACGTACCGCCTGCCGGGTGAGTGGAACAAGTTGACCGTCGGCGGCAACGTTACCTGGCAAAGCGAGATGTACGCCTCTTCGCAAATCAACTACTCAGGCCCTTATTACAAGGCAACGCAGGATCCATACGCCGTGGTTGGCCTGCTGGCCAAATACCAGGTGGACGAACACCTGAGCGTGGGCCTGAACGTTAACAACCTGTTCGATCAGAAATACTACGACGGCATGGGCACGTTTAACTCGGGCTCCTACGGCGAGCCCCGCAACGCAGTGGTCAACGCCAAGTGGACCTTCTGA